In a genomic window of Deinococcus radiotolerans:
- a CDS encoding sensor histidine kinase has product MPHQIAVPPARVLIVDDQDSKRLGLAAALHPLGYEIVMAASGREALRYLLSNEVAVILLDVRMPELDGFETAALIRSRRQSETTPIIFVTAFTHAESDTLTGYTHGAVDFIFSPIQPEILRAKVQVFVDLYRHAHLARAQERRLRELEGQQARRELHKLSSALEQAADPVIITDAQGHIEYVNAAFSANIGHSAADLSGRPLASLQPAADGAADLQALWCQVRAGQVRRAEVTYHRPDGQPYHQATTITPLTDDAGTVTHFIITGHDVSERKRMEAEMQALNASLEARVRERTAQLQEVNEEIEAYAYSISHDLRTPLRHIMSFADLLSRSMGDALPAKARDYLSRIQGSAQRMSELIDRLLDFARTGRHQLTPQAIDLGALINEVISYYLRDPAAPAITWDIGPMPTVTADLISLRELLGNLISNAVKYSRNAEGGPRIRVQAELIGGYHHVSVTDNGVGFDMAYSHKLFTVFQRLHTYDHFEGHGVGLAHVKRIIVRHGGTVQAHSEEGRGATFTFTLPALVAASYPAAEGRRVGQA; this is encoded by the coding sequence ATGCCGCACCAGATTGCCGTCCCGCCCGCCCGGGTTCTGATCGTGGATGATCAGGACAGCAAGCGGCTGGGCCTGGCGGCCGCGCTGCACCCCCTGGGCTACGAGATCGTGATGGCCGCGTCGGGCCGGGAGGCGCTGCGGTACCTGCTGTCGAACGAGGTGGCGGTGATCCTGCTGGACGTGCGCATGCCCGAGCTGGACGGCTTCGAGACGGCCGCCCTGATCCGCTCGCGCCGCCAGTCGGAGACCACGCCGATCATCTTCGTCACGGCGTTCACGCACGCGGAATCCGACACGCTGACCGGCTACACGCACGGCGCGGTGGACTTCATCTTCTCCCCCATTCAGCCTGAAATCCTGCGGGCCAAGGTGCAGGTGTTCGTGGACCTCTACCGGCACGCGCACCTCGCGCGCGCGCAGGAGCGGCGCCTGCGGGAACTGGAGGGCCAGCAGGCCCGCCGGGAGCTGCACAAGTTGTCGAGCGCGCTGGAACAGGCCGCCGACCCCGTGATCATCACCGACGCGCAGGGCCACATCGAGTACGTGAACGCCGCCTTCAGCGCCAACATCGGGCACAGCGCCGCCGACCTCAGTGGCCGCCCGCTGGCGTCGCTGCAACCCGCCGCGGACGGCGCCGCCGACCTTCAGGCCCTGTGGTGTCAGGTGCGGGCCGGGCAGGTGCGGCGCGCCGAGGTCACGTACCACCGACCCGACGGCCAGCCGTACCATCAGGCGACCACCATCACCCCCCTGACGGACGACGCGGGGACCGTGACGCACTTCATCATCACCGGGCATGACGTGAGTGAGCGCAAGCGCATGGAGGCCGAGATGCAGGCCCTGAACGCCAGCCTGGAGGCCCGGGTCCGTGAACGCACCGCGCAGCTTCAGGAGGTCAACGAGGAGATTGAGGCGTACGCGTACTCGATCAGCCACGACCTGCGCACGCCCCTGCGGCACATCATGAGTTTCGCGGATCTGCTGTCCCGCTCGATGGGCGACGCGCTGCCCGCCAAGGCCCGCGATTACCTCAGCCGCATTCAGGGCAGCGCGCAGCGCATGAGTGAACTGATCGACCGGCTGCTGGATTTCGCCCGCACGGGCCGCCACCAGCTCACGCCGCAGGCCATCGACCTGGGCGCGCTGATCAACGAGGTGATCTCGTACTACCTGCGCGACCCGGCGGCGCCGGCCATCACCTGGGACATCGGGCCGATGCCCACCGTCACGGCGGACCTGATCAGCCTGCGGGAACTGCTGGGCAACCTGATCTCCAACGCCGTGAAGTACTCCCGCAACGCCGAGGGCGGCCCCCGCATCCGCGTGCAAGCCGAACTGATCGGCGGGTACCACCACGTGTCCGTCACCGACAACGGCGTGGGCTTCGACATGGCCTACAGCCACAAACTGTTCACGGTGTTCCAGCGGCTGCACACCTACGATCACTTCGAGGGGCACGGGGTGGGCCTGGCGCACGTCAAGCGCATCATCGTCCGGCACGGCGGCACGGTGCAGGCGCACAGCGAGGAGGGCCGTGGCGCGACCTTCACGTTCACCCTGCCCGCCCTGGTCGCCGCGTCGTATCCGGCCGCCGAGGGCCGCCGGGTCGGTCAGGCCTGA